One genomic window of Magnolia sinica isolate HGM2019 chromosome 3, MsV1, whole genome shotgun sequence includes the following:
- the LOC131241068 gene encoding uncharacterized protein LOC131241068 isoform X1, which translates to MLLKPMLSLSPLRCAGGTLLPSCLIAKKRFSSSPSVRCRWTGLQTWRESSLNENRGWGSNGPEPPSSANCGDNPRDTIPSLAEWGTLILSTSDPLTKSRLSHLAYTRYRLDNLPVGVSQPPDRPARPPKPPLVSPKEIPAPKNSGFPLNAYMLHNLAHVELNAIDLAWDTVVRFSPFREALGDEFFSDFAHVADDESRHFGWCSQRLAELGFNYGDMPAHNLLWRECERSSGSVAARLAVIPLVQEARGLDAGPRLIQKLIGFGDHRTSDIVAKIADEEVAHVAVGVFWFLSVCQKMGRVPCTTFKDLLKELNVELKGPFNYSARDVAGIPRDWYDGSSADKGDMSKLSEVYDRLACIVSMEKENSSLDRHPR; encoded by the exons ATGCTGCTTAAACCCATGCTCTCTCTGTCGCCGCTACGGTGCGCCGGGGGCACTCTGCTCCCATCCTGCTTAATAGCCAAAAAGCGCTTTTCGTCTTCTCCCTCCGTACGATGCCGGTGGACAGGCCTCCAAACGTGGAGAGAGAGCTCTCTCAACGAAAACAGGGGATGGGGATCTAACGGCCCAGAACCACCCTCATCCGCAAATTGCGGCGACAATCCAAGGGACACCATCCCTTCTCTTGCAGAATGGGGAACCCTAATTCTCTCCACCAGCGATCCTCTCACCAAATCCAGGCTCTCCCATCTCGCCTACACCAGATATCGCCTCGATAATCTCCCCGTCGGCGTTTCTCAACCGCCGGATCGACCCGCCCGCCCTCCCAAACCTCCTTTG GTTTCTCCAAAAGAAATACCTGCTCCCAAAAACTCGGGTTTCCCACTCAATGCATATATGCTTCATAATCTTGCACATGTGGAGCTGAATGCTATAGATTTGGCATGGGATACAGTAGTCCGGTTTTCTCCATTCAGGGAAGCTCTTGGGGATGAATTCTTTTCTGATTTCGCCCATGTTGCTGACGATGAGAGCCGCCATTTTGGTTGGTGCTCACAAAGACTAGCTGAGCTTGGGTTCAA CTATGGAGATATGCCTGCCCATAATTTGCTCTGGAGGGAGTGCGAAAGATCATCTGGGAGCGTTGCTGCACGTTTAGCGGTGATTCCATTGGTTCAG GAGGCCAGAGGGCTTGATGCAGGGCCTAGGCTCATCCAAAAATTGATTGGCTTTGGAGATCACAGGACATCAGACATTGTTGCTAAGATTGCCGATGAAGAAGTTGCTCATGTGGCAGTTGGTGTCTTTTGGTTCCTCTCAGTCTGCCAGAAAATGGGCCGTGTACCTTGTACCACTTTTAAAG ACTTGTTAAAGGAGCTTAATGTGGAGTTGAAGGGCCCATTCAATTATTCAGCACGAGATGTTGCCGGAATTCCTCGTGACTG GTATGATGGATCTTCTGCAGATAAGGGGGATATGAGTAAGCTTTCGGAG GTCTATGACAGGCTTGCTTGCATCGTTTCAATGGAGAAAGAGAACTCTAGTTTGGATCGTCATCCTCGGTAA
- the LOC131241068 gene encoding uncharacterized protein LOC131241068 isoform X2 has product MLLKPMLSLSPLRCAGGTLLPSCLIAKKRFSSSPSVRCRWTGLQTWRESSLNENRGWGSNGPEPPSSANCGDNPRDTIPSLAEWGTLILSTSDPLTKSRLSHLAYTRYRLDNLPVGVSQPPDRPARPPKPPLVSPKEIPAPKNSGFPLNAYMLHNLAHVELNAIDLAWDTVVRFSPFREALGDEFFSDFAHVADDESRHFGWCSQRLAELGFNYGDMPAHNLLWRECERSSGSVAARLAVIPLVQVARGLDAGPRLIQKLIGFGDHRTSDIVAKIADEEVAHVAVGVFWFLSVCQKMGRVPCTTFKDLLKELNVELKGPFNYSARDVAGIPRDWYDGSSADKGDMSKLSEVYDRLACIVSMEKENSSLDRHPR; this is encoded by the exons ATGCTGCTTAAACCCATGCTCTCTCTGTCGCCGCTACGGTGCGCCGGGGGCACTCTGCTCCCATCCTGCTTAATAGCCAAAAAGCGCTTTTCGTCTTCTCCCTCCGTACGATGCCGGTGGACAGGCCTCCAAACGTGGAGAGAGAGCTCTCTCAACGAAAACAGGGGATGGGGATCTAACGGCCCAGAACCACCCTCATCCGCAAATTGCGGCGACAATCCAAGGGACACCATCCCTTCTCTTGCAGAATGGGGAACCCTAATTCTCTCCACCAGCGATCCTCTCACCAAATCCAGGCTCTCCCATCTCGCCTACACCAGATATCGCCTCGATAATCTCCCCGTCGGCGTTTCTCAACCGCCGGATCGACCCGCCCGCCCTCCCAAACCTCCTTTG GTTTCTCCAAAAGAAATACCTGCTCCCAAAAACTCGGGTTTCCCACTCAATGCATATATGCTTCATAATCTTGCACATGTGGAGCTGAATGCTATAGATTTGGCATGGGATACAGTAGTCCGGTTTTCTCCATTCAGGGAAGCTCTTGGGGATGAATTCTTTTCTGATTTCGCCCATGTTGCTGACGATGAGAGCCGCCATTTTGGTTGGTGCTCACAAAGACTAGCTGAGCTTGGGTTCAA CTATGGAGATATGCCTGCCCATAATTTGCTCTGGAGGGAGTGCGAAAGATCATCTGGGAGCGTTGCTGCACGTTTAGCGGTGATTCCATTGGTTCAGGTA GCCAGAGGGCTTGATGCAGGGCCTAGGCTCATCCAAAAATTGATTGGCTTTGGAGATCACAGGACATCAGACATTGTTGCTAAGATTGCCGATGAAGAAGTTGCTCATGTGGCAGTTGGTGTCTTTTGGTTCCTCTCAGTCTGCCAGAAAATGGGCCGTGTACCTTGTACCACTTTTAAAG ACTTGTTAAAGGAGCTTAATGTGGAGTTGAAGGGCCCATTCAATTATTCAGCACGAGATGTTGCCGGAATTCCTCGTGACTG GTATGATGGATCTTCTGCAGATAAGGGGGATATGAGTAAGCTTTCGGAG GTCTATGACAGGCTTGCTTGCATCGTTTCAATGGAGAAAGAGAACTCTAGTTTGGATCGTCATCCTCGGTAA